The proteins below are encoded in one region of Stigmatopora argus isolate UIUO_Sarg chromosome 2, RoL_Sarg_1.0, whole genome shotgun sequence:
- the dhx38 gene encoding pre-mRNA-splicing factor ATP-dependent RNA helicase PRP16: MDDDDSMHRLEGSDTQVQVGGLVVKKKNAAAEQHVFRAPTPRTSLLGLDLLAAQKRKERENKEQNEAFGEDGTRKKSRVSSYKDWEENKSDSGSDDEDEEKNGQDKKENRKYRTSGSETPSSPGGVSEEFRRRHEQREKDRREQGVYISSKEDRNRDKDKRRDRRRERDTREGSRSERSHRSERSEFSQRDGWSDRLSRGSKREEPQTPQQRPRDGSTPSRSNWEEEDSGYGSNRHSHWELPSPTSSPRESDRSERSRHTGRESQRRDRSVKGNYADDTPLPTPSFKYNEWANDRKHLGSTPRLSQGKGKKEGGPGLSFDNEDEKEQWEEDQKQADRDWYMMDEGYDEFHNPFTSTSEDYIKKREQILQKQTQKRISAQKRQINEDNERWETNRMLTSGVVQRLEVDEDFEEDNATKVHLLVHNLVPPFLDGRIVFTKQPEPIIPVKDATSDLAIISRKGSQLVRKHREQKERKKAQHKHWELAGTKLGDIMGIQKKEDDAFEAQEVGEDGKVDYKAEQKFADHMKEKSEASSEFAKKKSLLEQRQYLPIFAVRQQLLNIIRDNSIVIVVGETGSGKTTQLTQYLHEDGYTSYGMVGCTQPRRVAAMSVAKRVSEEIGTNLGEEVGYAIRFEDCTCEKTMIKYMTDGILLRESLRESDLDHYSAVIMDEAHERSLNTDVLFGLLREVVSRRTDLKLIVTSATMDSDKFASFFGNVPIFHIPGRTFPVDIMFSKTPQEDYVEAAVKQALQIHLSGLFGDILIFMPGQEDIEVTSDQIVERLEELDNAPALAVLPIYSQLPSDLQAKIFQKAPDGVRKCIVATNIAETSLTVDGIMFVVDAGYCKLKVFNPRIGMDALQVYPISQANANQRSGRAGRTGPGQCYRLYTQSAYKNEMLTTTIPEIQRTNLANVVLLLKSLGVQDLLLFHFMDPPPEDNMLNSMYQLWILGALDNTGSLTPTGRMMVEFPLDPALSKMLIVSCDMGCSADILIVVSMLSVPAIFYRPKGREEESDQVREKFSVPESDHLTYLNVYTQWKNNNYSSIWCNDHFIHTKAMRKVREVRSQLKDIMVQQRMNLMSCGSDWDIIRKCICAAYFHQAAKLKGIGEYVNVRTGMPCHLHPTSSLFGMGYTPDYIIYHELVMTTKEYMQCVTAADGEWLAELGPMFYSIKHAGRSRQENRRRAKEEINNMEEEMVLAEQQLRSRREENDRKNTGIVKSLRICTPGRREEAPMTPRRTPSRFGL; encoded by the exons ATGGATGACGATGACTCTATGCACAGACTTGAGGGCAGTGATACTCAAGTCCAAGTTGGAGGATTAGTAGTGAAGAAGAAGAATGCTGCTGCAGAACAGCACGTATTTCGTGCCCCAACCCCTCGAACATCTCTGCTGGGCTTGGATCTGCTAGCGGCCCAGAAAAGGAAAGAACGAGAGAATAAAGAGCAAAATGAAGCGTTTGGCGAGGATGgaaccagaaaaaaatcaagggtTTCCTCATACAAAGACTGGGAGGAAAATAAAAGTGATTCTGGTTcagatgatgaagatgaagaaaaaaacggacAGGATAAAAAGGAGAA TAGGAAATACCGTACAAGTGGCTCTGAGACGCCTTCCAGTCCCGGAGGAGTCAGCGAGGAGTTCCGTCGCCGACACGAGCAGAGAGAAAAAGACAGACGTGAGCAAGGTGTCTACATTTCATCCAAGGAAGACCGCAACAGAGACAAAGACAAGCGCAGGGATCGACGGCGTGAAAGAG aTACCCGAGAGGGCAGCCGCTCGGAACGTTCACACCGCAGCGAGAGGAGCGAGTTCTCACAGAGAGACGGCTGGTCAGATCGTCTCAGTCGGGGTAGCAAGCGGGAAGAACCACAAACACCACAACAACGCCCCAGAG ATGGTTCTACGCCTTCCCGCTCCAACTGGGAAGAAGAGGATAGTGGTTACGGCAGTAACCGGCATTCCCATTGGGAGCTTCCTTCCCCTACTTCTTCTCCAAGAGAATCGGACCGCTCGGAACGGAGTCGGCACACGGGCCGAGAAAGCCAGAGAAGAGACAG ATCAGTGAAAGGCAATTATGCTGACGATACACCCTTGCCCACCCCTTCGTTCAAGTACAACGAGTGGGCCAACGACAGGAAGCATTTGGGCTCTACACCGCGTTTGTCTCAAGGAAAAG GTAAAAAAGAGGGCGGGCCCGGACTTTCATTCGATAATGAGGATGAGAAAGAGCAGTGGGAAGAAGATCAAAAG CAAGCCGACAGAGACTGGTACATGATGGACGAAGGCTATGACGAGTTTCACAACCCCTTCACTTCCACGTCCGAAGACTACATAAAGAAGAGAGAGCAGATTCTTCAGAAGCAAACTCAGAAACGAATATCCGCCCAAAAACGTCAAATCAACGAG GACAATGAGCGTTGGGAGACCAACCGTATGTTGACCAGCGGCGTGGTGCAGAGGTTGGAGGTAGACGAAGACTTTGAGGAGGACAATGCGACAAAGGTTCACCTGCTGGTTCACAATTTGGTTCCTCCCTTCCTGGATGGGAGGATAGTGTTTACTAAACAG CCAGAGCCCATAATCCCTGTGAAAGACGCCACCTCTGACTTGGCCATCATCTCCCGCAAGGGCAGTCAGCTCGTCCGTAAGCATCGTGAACAGAAAGAGCGCAAGAAA GCACAGCACAAACATTGGGAACTAGCAGGCACCAAACTGGGCGACATTATGGGCATCCAAAAGAAAGAAGACGATGCGTTTGAAGCCCAAGAGGTTGGCGAGGATGGCAAAGTAGACTACAA AGCAGAGCAGAAGTTTGCAGATCACATGAAAGAGAAGAGCGAAGCCAGCAGTGAGTTTGCCAAAAAGAAAAGCCTTCTGGAGCAAAGACAGTACCTGCcaatttttgctgtgaggcAGCAGCTTCTTAATATCATAAG GGACAACAgcattgttattgttgttggcGAAACGGGCAGCGGGAAAACGACGCAGCTGACCCAATACCTCCACGAAGACGGTTACACCAGCTACGGTATGGTGGGGTGTACACAACCGCGCAGAGTGGCCGCCATGAGCGTTGCCAAGAGAGTCAGCGAGGAGATAGGCACCAACCTAGGAGAAGAG GTTGGCTACGCAATTCGTTTTGAGGACTGCACGTGTGAGAAAACAATGATCAAGTACATGACGGATGGCATCCTGCTCAGAGAGTCGCTCAGGGAGTCCGACCTGGACCACTACAGTGCTGTCATCATGGACGAAGCTCACGAGCGTTCCCTGAACACTGACGTGCTGTTCGGTCTGCTCCGTGAA GTTGTATCCCGGCGCACGGACTTGAAACTCATTGTCACATCGGCGACGATGGACTCGGACAAATTTGCCTCATTTTTCGGCAACGTGCCCATATTCCACATTCCGGGAAGAACATTTCCAGTAGACATAATGTTTAGCAAG ACTCCTCAGGAGGACTACGTGGAGGCAGCAGTGAAACAGGCCCTGCAGATCCACCTGAGTGGGTTATTTGGGGACATCCTCATCTTCATGCCCGGTCAGGAGGATATTGAG GTGACATCTGATCAGATAGTGGAGCGACTGGAGGAATTGGATAATGCTCCTGCTTTGGCGGTACTGCCAATTTACTCCCAGTTACCCTCTGACCTGCAGGCCAAAATCTTCCAGAAG GCCCCAGACGGTGTTCGAAAATGTATCGTTGCGACAAACATAGCAGAGACTTCCCTCACCGTGGATGGTATCATGTTTGTTGTGGACGCAGGTTATTGCAAACTCAAG GTGTTCAATCCTCGTATTGGAATGGATGCTCTGCAAGTGTACCCTATAAGCCAAGCGAATGCAAACCAGCGTTCTGGTAGAGCGGGTCGTACAGGACCAGGACAGTGTTACAG GCTCTACACTCAGAGTGCCTATAAGAATGAGATGCTGACCACCACCATACCAGAGATTCAGCGGACCAATCTGGCCAATGTGGTCCTGCTGTTGAAGTCGCTGGGTGTTCAGGATTTGCTGCTTTTTCACTTCATGGATCCCCCACCCGAAGACAACATGCTCAACTCCATGTACCAGCTCTGGATCCTGGGTGCTCTGGATAATACTG GTTCTCTAACGCCGACCGGCCGCATGATGGTGGAGTTTCCTCTCGACCCGGCGTTGTCCAAGATGCTGATTGTGTCCTGCGACATGGGCTGCAGCGCCGACATCCTCATCGTCGTTTCCATGCTCTCTGTGCCGGCCATTTTTTACAGACCTAAG GGTCGTGAGGAAGAGAGCGACCAGGTCAGGGAGAAGTTCTCGGTGCCAGAGAGTGACCACCTGACGTACCTTAACGTCTACACGCAgtggaaaaacaacaattatTCCAGCATATGGTGCAACGATCACTTCATTCACACCAAGGCCATGCGCAAG GTGCGTGAGGTTCGCTCCCAATTAAAAGACATCATGGTACAGCAGAGGATGAACTTAATGTCATGCGGGTCAGACTGGGACATCATCAGAAAGTGCATCTGCGCCGCTTACTTCCATCAGGCTGCCAagctcaag GGTATCGGTGAATACGTGAATGTGAGGACAGGTATGCCATGTCACCTTCACCCCACCAGCTCCCTCTTTGGAATGGGCTACACCCCCGACTACATCATCTACCACGAGCTAGTCATGACCACCAAG GAGTACATGCAGTGTGTAACAGCAGCAGACGGGGAGTGGCTGGCAGAACTGGGACCCATGTTTTACAGCATCAAACATGCTGGGAGAAGCAGACAG GAAAACCGTCGGCGAGCTAAGGAGGAAATCAACAACATGGAAGAAGAGATGGTGTTGGCTGAACAGCAGCTACGAAGCCGTCGCGAAGAGAACGACCGAAAGAACACCGGCATAGTCAA GTCGTTGAGAATCTGCACACCGGGGAGACGTGAAGAGGCCCCCATGACACCCCGACGTACTCCTTCCAGATTTGGATTGTGA